A portion of the Acidobacteriaceae bacterium genome contains these proteins:
- a CDS encoding glycosyl hydrolase family 79 C-terminal domain-containing protein translates to MNRPTHPEMGTPSEVSAALPTRRQVLRGGLAAAGVLASARLSAFAQAPVSPVAGSVVVSATAGKHIAADYTGLSYETTQLAHPQFFSGDSAALARYFRLLGHDGVLRIGGNMSEFSFWDPKAPVTETPDGVEGPDPGHGSPRTYKIPAVAIDNLAKFLKLTGWKLIYGLNLAAGTPETAADEAEYVAKAIGTNLVALQFGNEPDLFKHNKDPKQHWTYDEFITKWQLFYDAVHPRVPHVMIAGPDTSYEPVWMKKFCEQEKGKIGLLTGHYYAGGPPTDPKMTTGFLLEPNARLKDHVLRAIEIGNANGVPYRMSEGNTCYGAGKKGVSDTFASALWAVDFWLQLAEQGSTGVNLHGGGNGYYTPIAGSPAKGLVARPIFYGLQMAGAFAGAQLHACEVNAGGKNVVAYAGTKAKGAALAIVNRDAVPVRLEVDLPASLEGASAAEFSGWRLQAPSLESTSGVTFAGAEVTTDGHWMPKKTEKIAVRKGKAVVELAPYSAILLCTAGF, encoded by the coding sequence GTGAATCGCCCCACACACCCAGAAATGGGTACGCCGTCCGAAGTTTCAGCAGCTTTGCCCACCCGTCGCCAGGTACTTCGCGGAGGGCTCGCCGCTGCCGGCGTTCTCGCCTCTGCCCGGCTCTCTGCTTTTGCTCAGGCTCCGGTCAGCCCGGTCGCTGGGTCCGTCGTCGTCTCTGCGACCGCCGGAAAGCACATCGCCGCCGACTACACCGGGCTCAGCTACGAGACCACCCAACTCGCTCACCCGCAGTTCTTCTCCGGCGACTCCGCCGCACTCGCCCGCTACTTCCGCCTGCTCGGCCATGACGGCGTGCTCCGCATCGGCGGTAACATGAGCGAGTTCAGCTTCTGGGATCCCAAGGCCCCTGTGACGGAAACCCCCGACGGCGTCGAAGGCCCGGACCCCGGCCACGGCTCGCCCCGCACCTACAAAATCCCCGCTGTCGCCATCGACAATCTGGCGAAGTTCCTCAAGCTCACCGGCTGGAAGCTGATCTACGGCCTCAACCTTGCCGCCGGAACCCCGGAAACGGCTGCGGACGAAGCCGAATACGTCGCAAAAGCCATCGGGACGAACCTCGTCGCGCTGCAGTTCGGCAACGAACCCGACCTCTTCAAGCACAACAAGGACCCCAAGCAGCACTGGACATACGACGAGTTCATCACCAAGTGGCAGCTCTTTTACGACGCCGTCCACCCCCGCGTGCCGCACGTCATGATCGCAGGCCCCGACACCTCCTACGAACCTGTCTGGATGAAGAAGTTCTGCGAGCAGGAGAAGGGCAAGATCGGCCTGCTCACCGGCCACTACTACGCCGGTGGCCCGCCGACTGATCCGAAGATGACGACCGGCTTCCTGCTGGAGCCCAACGCTCGCCTGAAAGATCACGTCCTCCGGGCCATCGAAATCGGCAACGCCAACGGCGTACCGTACCGTATGTCGGAAGGTAACACCTGCTACGGAGCAGGAAAGAAAGGCGTTAGCGACACCTTTGCCTCCGCGCTGTGGGCGGTTGACTTCTGGCTTCAGCTTGCGGAGCAGGGTTCGACCGGCGTTAACCTGCACGGCGGCGGCAACGGCTACTACACCCCCATCGCCGGTTCCCCGGCAAAGGGCCTCGTCGCACGTCCCATCTTCTATGGTCTCCAGATGGCGGGCGCCTTCGCCGGAGCGCAGCTTCACGCCTGCGAGGTCAACGCTGGCGGCAAGAACGTAGTCGCCTACGCTGGAACGAAGGCAAAGGGCGCGGCCCTCGCCATCGTCAACCGTGATGCCGTTCCTGTACGCCTTGAAGTCGATCTCCCCGCCAGCCTCGAGGGCGCGTCCGCCGCTGAGTTCTCTGGCTGGAGACTGCAGGCCCCCTCGCTCGAAAGCACCTCCGGTGTCACCTTCGCCGGCGCGGAAGTCACGACGGACGGCCACTGGATGCCGAAGAAAACAGAGAAGATCGCCGTCCGCAAGGGCAAGGCTGTGGTGGAGCTTGCTCCCTACAGCGCCATCCTTTTGTGCACTGCGGGCTTCTAA
- a CDS encoding glycosyl hydrolase family 28-related protein: MLSWSFPIVRRVGTLCLLLVCVFAARAEATLQQALDASTFPLRPQDPAAATFTGRSGEDVSAELQATIDKLQETRHQGVIFIPEGRYRLTRTIYVWTGIRLIGFGAKRPVFLLPDNTSGFSGDTPVALFHFAHQRPRAGQPIQDGTSDTFYSGLFNIDIQVGKGNPAASAVRFHVAQHGILSHLRIEMRSGHAAIWDAGNIAEDLHLIGGDYAIDTGVTAPAWPWVLMDSVLEDQQKAAVRTHDAGTTLVRVQILHTPIAVEIPAGKIEHLYLADTTLQAISGVAIQPGDAANERSQIAADNLRCIGVPHFLPGTSLSAALPGLPGSFTEERLRLGTIADANGRRSQQHLQHAEHPGVSDKLPATDVSPLPAPDTWANVHELGVVGDGLHDDTAALQHAVDTHASLFFPAGRYRLTGTLHLRLETALIGLHPFATQIILADNTPAFQGAGAPVPVLETQPESRNIISGIGLSTGAFNPRANALLWRSGAASLLEDVKFFGGRGTLDEANHPIHIYPAPTPEPPVSQGWSTQAPSLIVRGGGGVFRAIWSASSFAQAGIQVESSAIPGAVYQFSCEHHLHHEVMLDGVSHWRFFALQTEEEAQQGKDAVALTLHNVNDLRIANLFDYRVTRSLGPADHAIEITGHNSGELVDLHVFGGGRYAFDNSVFDQRSSVRSRLRELALLNLSLLNTDTPLVPSTLLQSPMLFVPGSLHLVAHGFADLTGLTSLPDGDLLFTDASSHKLLRLHASSGQVEELKLPEDVKPVVIATITPAGAVVLDAAGKAYRISLTEPLTATALAPTAAGDARWLPTGGHSGWKALLASVHAEQGFPTAETSTVPTPKDMRPLLYGTQYSLYRKGTRTLLVSEEDAQVARLPIGGETPETIAPIAGTSVLELGCGRLLVAGDQLHLLSSEGRLLGTTELPSRPTSLLLADDQKTVWIGARGDLYSALLAPCPAVR; this comes from the coding sequence GTGCTGAGTTGGAGTTTCCCCATCGTTCGACGTGTCGGCACGCTCTGCCTTCTGCTTGTGTGTGTCTTCGCTGCAAGGGCGGAAGCAACACTCCAGCAGGCGCTGGACGCCTCAACCTTTCCTCTTCGTCCTCAGGATCCCGCCGCTGCGACCTTCACCGGTCGCAGCGGCGAAGATGTCTCAGCGGAACTGCAAGCCACGATCGACAAGCTGCAGGAAACCCGCCACCAGGGCGTGATCTTCATCCCCGAAGGTCGCTACCGCCTCACCCGCACCATTTACGTCTGGACCGGCATCCGCCTGATCGGCTTCGGCGCAAAGCGCCCCGTCTTTCTCCTTCCAGACAACACTTCCGGCTTCTCCGGGGACACTCCAGTCGCGCTCTTCCACTTCGCCCACCAGCGTCCCCGGGCGGGGCAGCCGATTCAGGACGGTACCTCCGACACCTTCTACAGCGGCCTCTTCAACATCGACATTCAGGTCGGGAAGGGCAATCCCGCCGCCTCTGCCGTGCGCTTTCATGTCGCCCAGCACGGCATCCTCTCGCACCTGCGCATCGAGATGCGCTCCGGCCACGCCGCCATCTGGGACGCCGGAAACATCGCCGAAGACCTGCATCTGATCGGAGGTGACTACGCCATCGACACCGGCGTGACCGCCCCCGCATGGCCGTGGGTGCTCATGGACTCCGTGCTCGAAGACCAGCAGAAAGCCGCCGTCCGCACGCACGACGCCGGAACCACGCTGGTGCGCGTGCAGATCCTCCACACGCCCATCGCTGTCGAAATCCCCGCAGGTAAAATCGAACATCTTTACCTCGCCGACACCACGCTGCAAGCGATCAGCGGCGTTGCCATCCAGCCCGGTGACGCGGCCAACGAGCGTTCGCAGATCGCTGCCGACAACCTCCGCTGCATCGGCGTTCCGCACTTTTTGCCCGGCACCAGCCTCTCCGCCGCTCTCCCCGGCCTGCCCGGCTCTTTTACGGAGGAGCGTCTCCGCCTCGGCACCATCGCGGATGCGAACGGCCGCCGTTCCCAGCAACATCTCCAGCACGCCGAGCATCCCGGCGTCAGCGACAAACTGCCCGCCACCGACGTCTCCCCGCTTCCCGCGCCCGATACCTGGGCCAACGTCCACGAACTCGGCGTCGTCGGCGACGGTCTGCACGACGATACGGCTGCGCTTCAGCATGCGGTCGACACCCACGCCTCACTCTTCTTTCCTGCGGGCAGATACCGCCTCACCGGCACGCTGCATCTTCGGCTTGAAACCGCTTTGATCGGTCTACATCCGTTTGCGACGCAGATCATTCTCGCGGACAACACCCCGGCCTTTCAGGGCGCAGGCGCACCGGTCCCCGTGCTGGAAACTCAGCCCGAAAGCCGCAATATCATCAGCGGCATCGGCCTCTCGACCGGCGCGTTCAATCCCCGGGCCAACGCTCTACTCTGGCGTTCGGGCGCCGCGTCGCTTCTGGAAGACGTCAAGTTCTTCGGCGGCCGCGGCACGCTCGACGAAGCCAACCACCCGATCCACATCTATCCCGCTCCCACGCCAGAACCCCCTGTTTCGCAGGGCTGGAGCACGCAGGCCCCCAGTCTTATCGTCCGTGGCGGCGGTGGAGTCTTCCGTGCCATTTGGAGCGCAAGCTCCTTCGCCCAGGCTGGGATTCAGGTCGAATCATCCGCAATCCCCGGCGCGGTCTATCAGTTCTCCTGCGAGCATCACCTGCACCACGAAGTCATGCTCGACGGCGTCAGCCACTGGAGATTCTTCGCGCTGCAAACAGAAGAGGAAGCCCAGCAGGGCAAGGACGCCGTTGCGCTGACGCTCCACAACGTCAACGATCTCCGCATCGCCAACCTCTTCGACTACCGCGTCACCCGCAGCCTCGGCCCAGCCGACCACGCCATCGAAATCACCGGCCACAACTCCGGCGAACTCGTCGATCTCCACGTCTTCGGCGGTGGCCGCTACGCCTTCGACAATAGCGTCTTCGACCAGCGTAGTAGCGTCCGCTCGCGGCTACGGGAACTCGCGCTCCTTAATCTCTCGCTCCTTAATACAGACACGCCGCTCGTGCCGTCCACTCTGCTGCAGAGTCCAATGCTCTTCGTCCCCGGTTCGCTGCATCTCGTGGCGCATGGCTTCGCCGATCTCACCGGGCTAACGTCTCTCCCGGATGGCGATTTACTCTTCACCGACGCCTCTTCCCACAAACTCCTGCGGCTTCACGCCAGCAGCGGGCAGGTGGAAGAACTAAAGCTGCCAGAGGACGTAAAGCCCGTCGTGATCGCCACCATCACACCTGCCGGTGCAGTCGTTCTGGACGCCGCCGGCAAGGCCTACCGCATCAGCCTCACGGAGCCGCTCACTGCAACGGCTCTTGCTCCCACCGCAGCAGGCGATGCGCGCTGGCTCCCAACGGGCGGTCATAGCGGATGGAAAGCTCTACTGGCCTCGGTTCACGCCGAGCAGGGATTCCCGACGGCAGAAACAAGCACCGTTCCCACCCCCAAAGACATGCGACCGCTGCTCTACGGTACGCAGTACAGCCTCTATCGCAAGGGAACGCGCACGCTTCTGGTCTCGGAAGAGGACGCCCAGGTGGCTCGACTTCCTATCGGCGGCGAAACTCCGGAGACCATCGCTCCCATTGCAGGCACCTCTGTGCTTGAACTCGGCTGTGGGCGTCTGCTCGTTGCTGGCGATCAGCTTCATCTGCTCTCCAGCGAGGGTCGGCTGCTCGGCACCACCGAACTTCCGTCGCGCCCGACGTCACTTTTGCTCGCCGACGATCAAAAGACGGTCTGGATCGGCGCTCGTGGAGATCTCTACTCCGCTCTCCTGGCACCCTGTCCTGCGGTGCGGTAG
- a CDS encoding carboxypeptidase regulatory-like domain-containing protein: protein MKEVGSLNKKAGKPAEIARGIRNLGAAVSFASVTMLGVGVVGTACIAPAAYAQGTNATVRGTVTDATGALVAGASVSLKSQETKVVVYTGKTLENGSFVAPQIPPGEYSLTVTSPGMSKKTLNNITVSVSQTTSLDVALAVGSANEQVDVQATSTQQLDRESSNISTLISPAEVQNLPLQSRDAYNLLAIVPGIAHGGSATAVNSQQISINGSRSLNTELLLDGVSLVVPSTGFTAALPSPDGITEFRVLALNAPAEFGRTSGGVITVSTKYGTSDFHGNLYTLVRNEALNANSYANRLKNPVLARPRDRYYQFGGSIGGPLFIPKLYGRNHQTFFFINYDRTQRIVPTTSTSTVPSADWRTGNFSTATTTIVDPVTKLPLANNQVTAIDPAAAAIIARIPQANTTGTFDATNNRYTNNYTYQTTTKPVTQRVDARLDQQIRQSDRIFASVYRFTDMSPQVPTFNDLLLNTGYDCACSEGWMGSIGETHIFSPTLVSEIHMGFFRYAAYRNPTGGNANVATTFKIPSTPLDQLPYTSITGESSFGATSNTTQFNATNTYSPFGSVTKTWGPHTFKAGFSLRKNEFNSYNPASYINGSLNFTGEITSPTANSGNPANAMADFLYGKIKTGNYELPQPPTGRRNYNYGIYLQDDYRITPTLVVNAGVRYEYESPQTVSNNIYSRFEDSTGSLLVAGKNATNSLNITTPKLDFSPRVGFSWSAHPSTVVRGGFGMFYGLVLSNLGGQIAYPGYDVTSSYNNQGSGVAQPFTLSQGLPLNGVRDLNNPGAVLVGTSASNPLTVSGVQFGKLDPLSLVQQYNLGIEQQLPFAMLFELNYVGNHSVHLPLNIPINTVDITKWDAVAFANTTTATQNAKPFSNLGTWTSVYTGGTARYDSMQASLRRQFSTNLAFIMNYTWAKNRDSDSSVFGNGVPTSASAHAQYMGNSKLRALDYAASSFDIRNTLNIAVQYTTTGPAWLRGFKIAPIFIMRSGAPLNITQTNNIPNATAQRPNGSSNSLKITPYRTGSAIQYFMPTTDSRFPLTPSGPLFTGTGSARTEVLHAALGTLGRNSIVGPGEVNLDLSVSRIIPIYRKVNFQIRMDAFNVLNHVNLSFPSTTLTTVVNGSTPGFNSSSFGQITSAQPMRTMQIVGRINF, encoded by the coding sequence ATGAAGGAAGTCGGATCATTGAACAAGAAAGCTGGAAAGCCAGCAGAGATCGCACGAGGGATTCGTAATCTCGGCGCTGCTGTTTCCTTTGCGTCAGTCACCATGTTGGGCGTCGGAGTTGTCGGGACCGCATGTATCGCTCCTGCCGCCTACGCGCAGGGAACCAACGCTACGGTTCGCGGAACCGTAACCGATGCCACCGGAGCTCTGGTTGCCGGAGCGTCCGTATCGTTGAAGAGCCAGGAAACGAAGGTCGTCGTCTACACAGGCAAGACGCTGGAGAACGGTTCGTTCGTCGCCCCGCAGATTCCTCCGGGCGAGTACTCGCTGACGGTCACCTCGCCCGGCATGAGCAAGAAGACGCTCAACAACATTACGGTCTCGGTCTCGCAGACCACCTCGCTGGACGTTGCGCTCGCCGTCGGCAGTGCGAACGAGCAGGTGGACGTACAGGCCACCAGCACCCAGCAGCTTGATCGTGAAAGCTCGAACATCAGCACGCTGATCTCTCCGGCCGAAGTCCAGAACCTGCCGCTGCAGTCGCGCGACGCCTACAACCTGCTGGCAATCGTTCCGGGCATCGCTCACGGCGGTTCGGCAACGGCCGTCAACTCGCAGCAGATCTCCATCAACGGCAGCCGTTCGCTCAACACCGAACTGCTCCTCGACGGCGTCTCACTGGTCGTTCCTTCCACCGGCTTCACCGCGGCCCTGCCCTCACCGGACGGCATCACCGAGTTCCGGGTGCTTGCGCTCAACGCTCCGGCAGAGTTCGGCCGAACCTCCGGCGGCGTCATCACCGTCAGCACCAAGTACGGCACCAGCGACTTCCACGGCAACCTCTACACTCTGGTGCGTAATGAGGCGTTGAACGCCAACAGCTACGCCAATCGCCTGAAGAACCCTGTCCTGGCCCGCCCCCGCGATCGCTACTACCAGTTCGGTGGCAGCATCGGTGGGCCATTGTTCATCCCGAAGCTCTACGGTCGCAACCATCAGACCTTCTTCTTCATCAACTACGACCGCACGCAGCGGATCGTCCCCACGACCTCGACGTCTACCGTACCTTCCGCCGACTGGCGTACAGGAAACTTCAGCACAGCTACCACCACCATCGTGGATCCTGTGACCAAGCTTCCGCTGGCAAACAACCAGGTCACGGCGATTGATCCAGCCGCCGCCGCAATCATTGCGCGTATTCCCCAGGCCAACACGACAGGTACGTTCGACGCCACTAACAACCGCTACACCAACAACTACACCTACCAGACCACGACCAAGCCGGTCACGCAAAGAGTGGACGCCCGCCTGGATCAGCAGATCCGTCAAAGCGACCGTATCTTTGCCTCCGTCTACCGCTTCACCGACATGTCGCCACAGGTTCCCACCTTCAACGACCTGCTGCTGAACACTGGTTATGACTGCGCCTGCTCGGAAGGCTGGATGGGATCAATCGGCGAAACGCACATCTTCTCCCCAACGCTCGTCAGCGAAATCCACATGGGCTTCTTCCGTTATGCGGCGTACCGCAACCCGACCGGCGGGAACGCAAACGTGGCAACCACGTTCAAAATTCCCTCCACGCCGCTCGACCAGCTCCCCTACACCAGCATTACCGGCGAGTCCTCGTTTGGCGCCACCAGCAACACCACCCAGTTCAACGCGACGAACACCTACTCGCCCTTTGGCTCGGTCACCAAAACCTGGGGACCGCACACGTTCAAGGCTGGCTTCAGCCTGCGCAAGAACGAGTTCAACTCCTACAACCCGGCTTCGTACATCAACGGCTCGCTCAACTTCACGGGTGAAATTACCAGTCCGACAGCCAACAGCGGAAACCCTGCAAACGCCATGGCAGACTTCCTCTACGGCAAGATCAAGACAGGGAACTACGAGCTGCCGCAGCCTCCCACCGGCCGCCGCAACTACAACTACGGCATCTACCTGCAGGACGACTATCGCATCACCCCGACGCTGGTCGTAAACGCTGGCGTACGCTACGAGTACGAAAGCCCGCAAACCGTCTCCAACAATATCTACTCTCGCTTTGAAGACAGCACCGGCTCGCTGCTCGTCGCTGGCAAGAACGCAACCAACTCACTCAACATCACCACGCCCAAGCTCGACTTCTCGCCGCGCGTTGGCTTCTCGTGGAGCGCTCACCCTTCTACCGTCGTTCGTGGCGGCTTCGGCATGTTCTACGGCCTGGTGCTCTCGAACCTCGGCGGCCAGATCGCCTATCCCGGCTACGACGTCACCTCGTCGTACAACAACCAGGGCTCCGGTGTCGCGCAGCCGTTCACCCTCTCGCAGGGTCTTCCGCTCAACGGCGTTCGCGACCTCAACAACCCCGGCGCTGTACTCGTGGGCACCTCCGCATCGAATCCGCTAACGGTCTCCGGCGTGCAATTCGGCAAGCTCGATCCGCTCTCGCTCGTACAGCAGTACAACCTCGGCATCGAGCAGCAGCTTCCGTTCGCCATGCTCTTTGAGCTGAACTATGTGGGCAACCACTCCGTGCATCTTCCGCTGAACATCCCCATCAACACGGTGGACATCACAAAGTGGGACGCCGTTGCCTTTGCGAACACGACCACCGCAACGCAGAACGCAAAGCCGTTCTCCAACCTCGGCACCTGGACCTCGGTCTACACCGGCGGCACCGCACGGTATGACTCCATGCAGGCTTCGCTGCGCCGCCAGTTCAGCACGAACCTCGCGTTCATCATGAACTACACCTGGGCGAAGAACCGCGATAGCGATTCGAGCGTCTTCGGTAACGGCGTACCCACAAGTGCTTCAGCACACGCCCAGTACATGGGTAACTCGAAGCTGCGTGCGCTGGATTACGCCGCTTCCTCGTTCGACATTCGCAACACGTTGAACATCGCCGTACAGTACACCACCACTGGCCCAGCCTGGCTGCGCGGATTCAAGATCGCCCCGATCTTCATCATGCGTTCCGGCGCACCGCTCAACATCACGCAAACCAACAACATTCCAAACGCGACAGCACAGCGTCCGAATGGAAGCAGCAACTCGCTCAAGATCACACCGTACCGCACCGGAAGTGCGATCCAGTACTTCATGCCGACGACCGACTCGCGCTTTCCTCTGACGCCCAGTGGGCCGCTTTTCACGGGCACGGGTTCCGCACGTACGGAAGTGCTCCATGCTGCTCTAGGAACGCTGGGACGCAACAGCATCGTCGGCCCCGGTGAAGTGAATCTTGACCTGTCCGTTTCGCGAATCATCCCGATCTACCGGAAGGTGAACTTCCAGATCCGTATGGATGCGTTCAACGTCCTCAACCACGTCAATCTGTCGTTCCCGTCGACAACGCTCACCACGGTCGTCAACGGAAGCACACCGGGCTTCAATAGCTCGAGCTTCGGACAGATCACATCCGCGCAGCCGATGCGTACGATGCAGATCGTCGGTCGCATCAACTTCTAA